From a region of the Candidatus Cloacimonadota bacterium genome:
- a CDS encoding ATP-binding protein gives MEKSNVDLHEVNINKDAEKKIREEKQLQENIDRIKHKLIVISGKGGVGKSTVSVNLAYGLALSGKKVGILDIDIHGPSIAKMLGIEGQRLGFSNQSKRPTPIKVHENLYAMTIATLLQSVDDPVIWRGPLKMGVIKQFLQDIEWPELDYLIVDSPPGTGDEPLSIVQILKKVDGSLIVSTPQDVAFLDARKTIRFSEKMSVPVVGIIENMSGFTCPHCGEKVDIFPGKGAAKAALDFKVDILGKIPIDVNIVESSDSGKAYIKDFSDLSGAKEMKSIVNKIIEKVEKK, from the coding sequence ATGGAGAAAAGTAATGTAGATTTACACGAGGTCAACATCAACAAGGATGCTGAAAAGAAGATCCGGGAAGAAAAACAATTACAGGAAAACATCGATCGGATCAAGCACAAACTGATCGTTATCAGCGGAAAAGGTGGAGTCGGGAAAAGCACTGTATCCGTAAATTTGGCTTATGGATTGGCTCTCTCAGGAAAGAAAGTTGGAATTCTCGATATCGATATTCACGGTCCATCGATTGCAAAAATGCTGGGAATCGAAGGTCAGAGACTTGGATTTTCCAATCAATCCAAAAGACCTACACCAATCAAGGTTCATGAAAATCTTTATGCAATGACGATCGCAACTTTATTACAAAGCGTTGATGATCCTGTGATCTGGAGAGGTCCTCTGAAAATGGGAGTGATCAAACAATTTCTGCAGGACATCGAATGGCCCGAACTGGATTATCTGATTGTTGACAGTCCTCCCGGAACAGGTGACGAACCATTATCTATTGTTCAAATCCTGAAAAAAGTCGATGGATCTTTAATAGTTTCCACTCCGCAGGATGTTGCCTTTCTGGACGCTCGTAAAACCATCAGGTTTTCCGAAAAAATGTCAGTTCCGGTTGTTGGAATTATTGAAAATATGAGTGGTTTTACATGTCCTCATTGCGGAGAAAAAGTCGATATTTTCCCTGGCAAAGGAGCAGCTAAAGCAGCTCTCGATTTTAAAGTTGATATTCTGGGAAAAATTCCGATCGATGTAAATATCGTGGAATCCAGTGATTCCGGAAAAGCGTATATCAAAGATTTCAGCGATCTTTCCGGAGCTAAGGAAATGAAAAGTATCGTTAATAAAATTATTGAAAAAGTGGAGAAAAAATGA
- a CDS encoding cytoplasmic protein gives MPGGDRTGPDGRGPRTGRGLGKASGNESGRGRGSGQGRGRDSRYPQNPRNDRGRRR, from the coding sequence ATGCCAGGTGGTGATAGAACAGGTCCGGATGGAAGAGGACCGAGAACCGGTCGCGGTTTAGGTAAAGCGAGCGGTAACGAATCGGGCAGAGGAAGAGGTAGCGGTCAGGGACGAGGAAGAGATTCACGATATCCTCAGAATCCGAGAAATGACCGTGGTCGAAGAAGGTAA